The following proteins are co-located in the Pseudomonas synxantha genome:
- a CDS encoding alpha/beta hydrolase family protein, with translation MKARLAALLLMCLTAPAFAAENPIGFQTTTLPDTLNNRPLEMAVWYPATTNANPKLIADNVVFIGVLAVADAAPTPGKHPLVVLSHGYGGNWGKQAWLASALAQQGYIVAAVNHPGTTSQDRSAHAAAQLWQRPQDLSRAIDALLAQPASFGAVDNGRIAVVGHSLGGWTVMEMAGARFDPALFARDCSAHPTLVACTAYREMNPEGTPNGKEQLAADLSDKRVSAVVSLDLGLSRGFTDASLAVLPVRALVIAAGAPSADLPAQMESADMAKRLPKASTQYVEIRDASHFSFMSQCKPGAAAILDADVPGDGIICQDGEDARPRPVIQQQVITLISEFLAR, from the coding sequence ATGAAAGCCCGCCTCGCTGCTCTGCTGCTGATGTGCCTGACCGCTCCCGCATTCGCCGCTGAAAACCCCATCGGCTTCCAAACCACCACCCTGCCCGACACCCTTAACAACCGCCCGCTGGAAATGGCCGTGTGGTACCCCGCCACCACCAATGCCAACCCCAAGCTGATCGCCGACAATGTGGTGTTCATCGGCGTGCTGGCGGTTGCGGATGCAGCGCCGACGCCGGGCAAGCATCCTTTGGTGGTGCTCTCCCACGGCTACGGTGGCAATTGGGGCAAACAGGCGTGGCTGGCCAGTGCGTTGGCGCAGCAGGGTTATATCGTGGCGGCGGTCAACCACCCGGGCACTACCAGCCAGGACCGCAGCGCCCACGCCGCTGCGCAGTTATGGCAACGGCCGCAGGATTTGAGCCGGGCCATTGATGCGTTGCTGGCGCAGCCGGCGTCATTCGGTGCGGTGGATAACGGCCGGATCGCCGTGGTGGGGCATTCCCTGGGGGGCTGGACGGTGATGGAGATGGCCGGTGCACGTTTTGATCCGGCGCTGTTTGCCCGAGACTGCAGCGCCCACCCGACGCTGGTCGCCTGTACCGCCTACCGCGAGATGAACCCTGAAGGCACTCCGAACGGTAAGGAGCAATTGGCTGCGGACTTGAGCGACAAACGTGTCAGCGCCGTGGTGTCTCTGGACCTGGGCCTGTCGCGCGGGTTTACCGATGCGAGCCTGGCGGTGCTACCAGTGCGGGCCTTGGTGATAGCCGCCGGTGCGCCGTCGGCGGATTTGCCGGCGCAGATGGAATCGGCCGACATGGCCAAGCGGTTGCCAAAAGCCTCGACGCAGTACGTGGAGATCCGCGACGCCAGCCATTTTAGTTTTATGTCCCAATGCAAACCGGGCGCGGCGGCGATACTCGACGCCGATGTGCCCGGCGATGGCATTATTTGCCAGGACGGGGAGGATGCGCGGCCACGCCCGGTGATCCAGCAGCAGGTGATCACGTTGATCAGCGAGTTCCTGGCACGCTGA
- a CDS encoding GlxA family transcriptional regulator produces the protein MSVPVLFVLLPNVLMLDLAGPAEVLRLAAQVDDPTAVDFDLQYVSPVASLHTSIGLPLTGLAPLPPALAPGTLVVLVGSTMKVDKVHQQAFESASNHLTHWLQSVFAPSAERLVCVCAGALSAARAGLLDGRQCTTHHSLCATLQAMAPKARVLENRLYVTDGPVSCSAGVTAGIDLMLHLVAELAGPRLACAVARDMVVYLRRSGSDPQLSPWIAGRNHLHPAVHRVQDAIAAAPCEAWTVTRMAALACTGSRHLGRLFQEHVGISPLDYLNRLRLAVARELLSESDLAIETVAERAGFGSARHLRRIWGKYEAATPSAVRLIQQASRGM, from the coding sequence ATGAGCGTGCCGGTGCTGTTCGTGTTGCTGCCCAATGTGCTGATGCTCGACCTGGCGGGGCCTGCCGAAGTGCTGCGCCTGGCCGCGCAAGTCGACGACCCGACGGCTGTGGATTTCGACTTGCAATACGTCAGCCCGGTGGCGTCACTGCACACGTCCATCGGCTTGCCGCTGACAGGGTTGGCGCCACTGCCACCGGCCCTGGCCCCCGGTACCCTGGTAGTGTTGGTGGGTTCCACGATGAAGGTCGACAAGGTGCACCAACAGGCTTTCGAGTCGGCCAGCAACCACCTGACCCACTGGCTGCAAAGCGTCTTCGCGCCCTCCGCGGAACGCCTTGTGTGCGTATGCGCCGGTGCATTGAGTGCCGCCAGGGCCGGATTGCTCGATGGGCGCCAATGCACCACGCACCACTCGTTGTGCGCCACCTTGCAAGCCATGGCGCCCAAGGCCCGGGTCCTGGAAAACCGCCTGTACGTGACCGATGGCCCGGTCAGTTGCAGCGCCGGTGTCACGGCCGGTATCGACCTGATGCTGCACCTCGTCGCCGAACTGGCCGGGCCACGGCTGGCGTGTGCGGTAGCGCGGGACATGGTGGTGTACCTGCGCCGCAGTGGCAGCGACCCGCAGCTGTCGCCCTGGATAGCCGGGCGTAATCACCTGCATCCCGCGGTGCATCGGGTGCAGGACGCTATCGCAGCGGCCCCCTGTGAAGCCTGGACGGTGACACGCATGGCTGCCCTGGCCTGCACCGGCAGCCGCCACCTCGGGCGCTTGTTCCAGGAGCACGTAGGAATCAGCCCGCTGGATTACCTGAACCGCCTGCGTCTGGCCGTGGCTCGTGAACTGCTGAGCGAGTCTGACCTGGCCATTGAAACTGTTGCCGAGCGCGCAGGCTTTGGTTCGGCGCGGCATCTGCGGCGTATCTGGGGCAAATATGAAGCGGCCACCCCTTCAGCGGTGCGCCTTATTCAGCAGGCGTCTCGGGGGATGTGA
- a CDS encoding DUF2986 domain-containing protein, whose amino-acid sequence MNRQKKLQQLFKAKAKKASAKLAPKSKDKYISKADRLKLETEAGESPVTSPETPAE is encoded by the coding sequence ATGAACCGCCAGAAAAAACTCCAGCAGCTCTTCAAGGCCAAAGCCAAGAAGGCCAGTGCCAAGCTGGCGCCAAAAAGCAAAGATAAATACATCAGCAAGGCCGACCGTTTGAAGCTGGAGACCGAGGCCGGTGAAAGCCCTGTCACATCCCCCGAGACGCCTGCTGAATAA
- a CDS encoding PLP-dependent aminotransferase family protein translates to MNSGKSSTFAYQAVYRYLIELIEACPADGERKLPSLRELAQRLGVSVSTTKYAYALLEDEGRIQARPKLGYFIKPSPAPALSQNSSSLLDQVFANARQPGMLALSSDAPAMLLSLEQPLLMLERELTRQYPRSLAPLYLPMGEPELRTALAERYSRSTAHYWQADQMYIGSDLHSVLEVSLNALELAGTLALVESPCSWAILRQLQAAKIRVIEMPLGPDGRFDLDALGALLKREPIRLAVLSSTVNMPQGGVVPPQDKQQICQWLAERDIWLFENDTYGELYFGPQPARYRDYAAPHKLLVFSTFDKVIGSEAPYGYVLCRGAGAPLQRLFLERGFRLSPIRQKAIARLFTTQRLDAHLKALRPLLLERMTQLKALLHTHGDDLWRVVAPLGGASFWLEATRPVQMRQVFAHLLSQRIVIAPGELFSQQGAWSHHLRLSYTLDWSKDITQAVQLLAQALRQSP, encoded by the coding sequence ATGAATAGCGGCAAATCATCCACCTTCGCCTATCAGGCGGTGTACCGCTACCTCATCGAGCTGATCGAGGCTTGCCCTGCCGACGGCGAACGCAAATTGCCGTCCCTGCGCGAACTGGCCCAGCGCCTGGGCGTGTCGGTGTCGACCACCAAGTACGCCTATGCCTTACTCGAAGACGAAGGGCGGATCCAGGCCAGGCCCAAGCTCGGGTATTTCATCAAGCCGAGCCCGGCTCCCGCACTCTCCCAAAATTCATCCTCTTTGCTCGACCAGGTCTTCGCCAACGCACGCCAACCCGGCATGCTGGCCCTGAGCAGCGACGCGCCAGCGATGTTGCTGTCGCTGGAGCAGCCTTTGTTGATGCTGGAGCGGGAACTGACCCGGCAGTACCCGCGCTCGCTGGCGCCGCTGTATCTGCCAATGGGGGAACCCGAGTTGCGCACCGCCCTGGCCGAACGTTACAGCCGCTCCACGGCGCACTACTGGCAGGCCGACCAGATGTATATCGGCTCGGACCTGCACAGTGTGTTGGAGGTCTCGCTCAACGCCCTGGAGCTGGCCGGCACGCTCGCGCTGGTGGAGTCACCCTGTTCGTGGGCGATACTGCGGCAATTGCAGGCGGCGAAGATCCGCGTGATCGAGATGCCGCTCGGCCCGGATGGACGTTTCGACCTGGACGCTTTGGGTGCGCTGCTCAAGCGTGAGCCGATCCGACTGGCGGTGCTGTCGTCGACGGTGAATATGCCCCAGGGAGGCGTGGTGCCGCCACAGGACAAACAGCAGATCTGCCAGTGGTTAGCCGAGCGCGATATCTGGCTGTTCGAAAACGATACCTACGGCGAGCTGTACTTTGGCCCGCAACCGGCGCGCTATCGCGACTATGCCGCCCCGCACAAACTGCTGGTGTTTTCGACCTTCGACAAAGTCATCGGCTCGGAGGCGCCCTACGGCTATGTGCTGTGTCGCGGTGCCGGGGCGCCGTTGCAGCGGCTGTTTCTGGAGCGCGGTTTTCGCCTCTCGCCGATCCGCCAGAAAGCCATTGCCAGGCTGTTCACGACCCAACGTCTCGACGCTCACCTGAAGGCGTTGCGGCCACTGCTGCTGGAGCGCATGACCCAGCTCAAGGCCTTGCTGCACACCCATGGCGATGACCTATGGCGCGTGGTCGCCCCCCTCGGTGGCGCAAGCTTTTGGCTGGAGGCCACGCGCCCCGTGCAGATGCGCCAGGTGTTCGCGCACTTGCTAAGCCAGCGTATCGTCATCGCCCCCGGCGAACTGTTCAGCCAGCAAGGCGCCTGGTCTCATCACCTGCGCCTGAGCTACACACTCGACTGGAGCAAGGACATTACCCAGGCCGTCCAGCTACTGGCCCAGGCGTTGCGTCAAAGCCCGTAG
- a CDS encoding cysteine hydrolase family protein: MSRKALIVIDAQHSFRHSTYWSENDLPDYLEKQQALIDGCVQQGIPVVQVFHVEDQGHFSMQSGNVRALSELSIDPQLVIHKRYHSAFAGTPLAARLTEMGVTTLIISGIRTEQCCETTTRQASDSGFAVDFVSEATLTFPMTHVYSGRVYTPAEIRQRTELVLDDRFARIVTVAQALAG, translated from the coding sequence ATGAGCCGTAAAGCCCTGATCGTGATCGACGCCCAGCATTCGTTCCGGCATTCAACCTACTGGTCCGAAAATGACCTGCCCGATTACCTGGAAAAACAACAGGCCCTCATCGATGGTTGTGTTCAGCAAGGCATCCCGGTGGTACAAGTCTTCCATGTTGAAGACCAGGGGCATTTCTCCATGCAATCGGGCAACGTCAGGGCATTGAGCGAGTTGTCGATCGATCCGCAGTTGGTAATCCACAAGCGCTACCACAGTGCCTTTGCCGGTACGCCACTGGCTGCTCGCCTGACGGAGATGGGCGTCACCACGCTGATCATCAGCGGCATTCGCACCGAGCAATGCTGCGAGACCACCACACGGCAGGCTTCGGACAGCGGCTTTGCGGTGGATTTTGTCAGCGAGGCGACGCTGACCTTCCCGATGACTCATGTGTACAGCGGCCGGGTCTACACGCCGGCTGAGATTCGCCAGCGCACGGAGCTGGTCCTGGATGACCGATTTGCGCGCATTGTGACGGTCGCCCAGGCCCTGGCGGGATGA
- a CDS encoding TetR/AcrR family transcriptional regulator: MHSIDLIERTFPGRRSDLKRTILREALACFNEAGIEATNIETIRARCDTSVGAIYHHFGNKEGLVAALFFAALQDQASLRDRYLQTADTAHAGVVGLVYSYVEWVSAQPEWARFVFQSRFAVSNGPFKDELIARNQQRNQQLKAWMSGEGRKEHFNHLPAELIPSLIIGAAESYSRAWLSAKVKKSPFEYRELLAEAAWNSLSLK; encoded by the coding sequence ATGCACTCCATCGATCTTATCGAGCGCACCTTTCCCGGTCGGCGCAGCGACCTCAAGCGCACCATCCTGCGTGAAGCGCTGGCGTGCTTTAACGAGGCGGGTATCGAAGCGACCAATATCGAAACCATCCGTGCGCGCTGTGATACCAGCGTCGGCGCTATCTATCACCACTTCGGCAATAAAGAGGGCTTGGTGGCGGCGCTGTTCTTCGCTGCGCTGCAAGACCAGGCCAGTTTGCGTGATCGCTACCTGCAAACGGCGGACACCGCCCACGCCGGCGTGGTCGGCCTGGTGTACAGCTACGTTGAATGGGTCAGCGCACAGCCGGAGTGGGCGCGGTTTGTGTTCCAAAGCCGTTTTGCCGTGTCCAACGGCCCGTTCAAGGACGAGCTGATTGCACGCAACCAGCAGCGCAACCAGCAGTTGAAAGCCTGGATGAGTGGGGAAGGGCGCAAGGAGCACTTCAACCATTTGCCGGCAGAACTTATCCCTTCCTTGATCATTGGCGCGGCGGAAAGCTACTCCCGCGCGTGGTTGTCGGCGAAGGTCAAGAAGAGCCCCTTCGAGTACCGTGAGCTGCTGGCCGAAGCAGCGTGGAATTCCTTGAGTCTCAAATAG
- a CDS encoding YeeE/YedE family protein: MSTSVSLTPARKPAAPLIAFIILVAGALFLQNTVGARQVLLLVVGAALGLTLYHAAFGFTSAWRVFINDRRGAGLRAQMVMLAVAVLLFFPALGAGSLFGQPVAGLVAPAGVSVVFGAFIFGIGMQLGGGCASGTLFTVGGGNARMLVTLLFFICGSLIATHHVDWWFALPSFPAVSIVKSFGVLPALVLSLALFALIALVTVRLEKRRHGQLEQGLHSEHQGLRRFLRGPWPLVWGAIGLALLNYATLALAGRPWGITSAFALWGAKVASGLGVDVTSWAFWQMPGNAKALAAPVWEDITSVMDIGIVLGALLAAGLAGRFAPSLNIPARSLIAAVIGGLMLGYGSRLAYGCNIGAYFSGIASGSLHGWVWLVAAFIGNSVGVRLRPFFFAGERPQVALSGC, encoded by the coding sequence ATGAGCACCTCTGTTTCCCTGACGCCTGCGCGCAAGCCTGCCGCGCCACTGATCGCCTTTATCATCCTGGTGGCGGGCGCCCTGTTCCTGCAAAACACGGTGGGTGCGCGCCAAGTGCTGTTGCTGGTGGTCGGTGCCGCCCTGGGCCTGACCCTCTACCACGCCGCCTTCGGTTTCACCTCGGCCTGGCGCGTGTTTATCAATGATCGGCGTGGCGCCGGCTTGCGTGCGCAGATGGTGATGCTGGCGGTAGCGGTGCTGCTGTTTTTCCCGGCGCTGGGCGCGGGCAGCCTGTTCGGTCAGCCGGTGGCCGGGTTGGTGGCGCCGGCCGGGGTGTCGGTGGTGTTCGGCGCGTTTATCTTCGGGATCGGTATGCAACTGGGCGGCGGCTGTGCATCGGGTACCTTGTTTACCGTGGGCGGCGGTAATGCGCGCATGCTGGTGACGCTGTTGTTCTTTATCTGTGGTTCGTTGATCGCCACCCATCATGTCGATTGGTGGTTTGCGTTGCCGTCGTTCCCCGCGGTGTCCATCGTCAAGAGTTTCGGTGTACTGCCGGCGTTGGTCCTGAGCCTGGCGCTGTTTGCGTTGATTGCGCTAGTCACGGTGCGCCTGGAAAAACGCCGCCATGGCCAGCTTGAACAAGGCCTGCACAGCGAGCACCAAGGCCTGCGCCGCTTCCTGCGTGGGCCTTGGCCGTTAGTGTGGGGCGCGATTGGCCTGGCGTTGCTCAACTACGCCACCCTGGCCCTGGCCGGGCGGCCGTGGGGCATTACTTCGGCGTTCGCGCTGTGGGGCGCCAAGGTGGCGAGTGGGCTGGGCGTGGACGTGACGAGTTGGGCGTTCTGGCAGATGCCGGGCAATGCCAAGGCGCTGGCCGCGCCGGTATGGGAAGACATCACCAGCGTCATGGATATCGGCATTGTCCTCGGCGCGCTGCTGGCGGCGGGCCTGGCCGGGCGTTTCGCGCCCAGCCTGAATATTCCGGCGCGCTCGTTGATTGCGGCTGTGATCGGCGGCCTGATGCTCGGTTATGGTTCGCGCCTGGCCTACGGCTGCAACATCGGCGCCTATTTCAGCGGCATCGCTTCGGGCAGCCTGCACGGTTGGGTGTGGCTGGTGGCGGCGTTTATCGGCAACAGCGTGGGCGTGCGTCTGCGGCCGTTTTTCTTCGCGGGCGAACGGCCCCAGGTGGCTTTGAGTGGGTGCTGA
- a CDS encoding GNAT family N-acetyltransferase, with product MEDAGLLPAIERSAAQAFRAIEGLGWLADAAPISVERHRQWIALMTCWVVVDERGQPQGFLSAESVGDDLHIHEVSVAQPLQGQGWGRKLVETAMGHARARHLRAVTLTTFLQVPWNAPFYRRLGFVAHTDQRLENLLADEYAHGFEPGSRCAMAWSVGSPNPS from the coding sequence ATGGAGGATGCCGGACTATTGCCCGCCATCGAGCGCTCTGCCGCCCAAGCGTTCCGGGCAATCGAGGGGCTGGGCTGGCTGGCGGATGCCGCGCCGATCAGCGTCGAGCGCCATCGGCAGTGGATCGCCTTGATGACCTGTTGGGTAGTGGTTGATGAGCGCGGCCAGCCCCAGGGTTTCCTCAGCGCAGAGTCTGTCGGTGACGACCTGCATATCCATGAAGTGTCGGTGGCCCAGCCGCTGCAAGGCCAAGGCTGGGGCCGCAAGTTGGTGGAAACGGCGATGGGCCATGCACGTGCTCGGCACCTGCGTGCGGTGACGCTGACCACTTTCCTGCAGGTGCCGTGGAATGCCCCGTTCTATCGGCGCCTGGGGTTTGTAGCGCATACCGATCAGCGTTTGGAAAATCTCCTGGCGGATGAGTATGCCCATGGCTTCGAACCTGGCAGCCGATGCGCCATGGCCTGGTCGGTGGGAAGTCCGAATCCGTCCTGA
- the panB gene encoding 3-methyl-2-oxobutanoate hydroxymethyltransferase: MSIHTRTKRTTVPQLVAMKGQQKIVSLTAYSSAIAKLIDPIVDFILIGDSTAMVGYGRASTLSMQLEEIIGHTRAVVDSTRLACVIADMPFGSYQESHEQAFRNCAQVLARTGCDAVKLEANQALAGTVEFLVARGVPVMAHVGLMPQFVNVMGGFKAQGLTPETAAMIAADARANLEAGAFSLLLEGVAEGVARQITLDSSKPTIGIGASPACDGQVLVTEDVLGLGGGAMPRFVKQYADVGAVIRDACERFADDVRQGRFPEDRHCYGL; this comes from the coding sequence ATGAGTATCCATACCCGCACTAAACGCACCACCGTTCCCCAATTGGTTGCCATGAAGGGCCAGCAGAAGATCGTCTCCCTCACCGCGTATTCCAGCGCTATCGCCAAGCTGATCGACCCGATTGTCGACTTCATCCTGATCGGTGACTCCACCGCCATGGTCGGCTATGGCCGCGCCTCGACCTTGAGCATGCAGCTCGAAGAAATCATCGGCCACACTCGGGCGGTGGTCGACAGTACCCGCTTGGCCTGTGTGATCGCCGATATGCCGTTTGGCAGTTACCAGGAATCCCATGAGCAGGCGTTTCGCAATTGTGCCCAGGTGCTGGCGCGTACCGGTTGCGATGCGGTCAAGTTGGAGGCCAATCAGGCCCTGGCCGGTACCGTGGAGTTTCTGGTTGCACGGGGTGTACCGGTGATGGCCCACGTGGGGCTGATGCCGCAGTTCGTCAATGTGATGGGCGGGTTCAAGGCCCAGGGGCTTACGCCTGAAACAGCTGCAATGATTGCGGCAGATGCCCGCGCCAATCTGGAGGCCGGTGCTTTCAGCCTGCTGCTGGAGGGCGTGGCCGAAGGCGTGGCTCGCCAGATCACCCTGGACTCAAGCAAACCCACGATCGGTATCGGTGCATCGCCGGCATGCGACGGTCAGGTGCTGGTCACCGAGGACGTGCTGGGCCTGGGCGGTGGGGCGATGCCGCGCTTCGTCAAGCAATACGCTGACGTGGGGGCGGTGATTCGTGACGCGTGCGAACGTTTTGCCGACGATGTGCGCCAGGGTCGTTTTCCCGAAGACCGGCACTGCTACGGGCTTTGA